The sequence CGTATTCCTCGCGCAGCTCTTTCTTGGAGAGCTTGCCGATGAGCGTTTTGGGAAGGGCGTCCTTGAAGATGATCTGCTTGGGCATCTCGATCTTGTTGAGGCGCTCGGAGAGATACTTCTTGAGGGCTTCCTCACCGATGGTGTGGCCGGCCTTGAGCTTGACGAAGGCGACCGGCGCTTCGCCGCGATACTCGTCCGGCACGCCGATGACGTTGGTTTCCTCGACGGCCTCATGGGCCATCAGCGCCTCCTCGATGACGCGGGGATAGACGTTGAAGCCCGAGCAGATGATGAGGTCCTTGATGCGATCGACCAGGAAGACGTAGCCGTCCTCGTCCATGTGCCCGACGTCGCCGGTGCGCAGCCAGCCATCCATGAAGGCGTCGCGGCTGGCTTCCTCGTTGCCGTAGTAGCCGGACATGACCTGCGGCCCCTTGACCTGGAGTTCGCCATTCTCGCCGATGCCGACCGGCTTGCCGGTGTCGATATCGACAAAGCGGATATCGGTGCCGGGGAGGGGCAGGCCGATGGACATGGGCTTGCTTGGCACGCGCAGGGCGGCGCAGCAGACCACCGGGGACGCCTCGGTGAGGCCATAGCCTTCGGCGAGAATGGCCTTGGACTTCTTGCCGAAATCGGCCCGGATCTCGTCGGAAAGGGCGGCGCCGCCTGATATCGCCACCTCCAGGCTCGCCAGCTGTGCGGTATCCACGCTGTCGGCGCGGGCAATGGCATTGAGCAGGGTCGGCACGGCGGGCAGGACATTGGCGCGGGTGCGCGCGAAGATGTTGAGCAGCGCCTTGAGCTCGAAGCGCGGCAGCATGACGACCTGCGTGCCGTTGCAGAGCGGCACGTTCATGCAGACCGTCATGGCGAAGATGTGAAAGAAGGGCAGGACGGCGACGACCTTGGAGGGTGGGTAGAACAGGCCACAACCCCATTTGTCGATCTGGCTCATATTGGCCGCGATATTGGCGTGGCTGAGGAGGGCTCCCTTGGGCACGCCCGTGGTGCCGCCAGTATACTGCTGCACCGCGATGTCGTTGTGCGGATCGATCACCACGGCGTCGGGCGTTTCGTTGCGGGCGATCATGGCGCTGAAATGGGCGACGCGGTCGGCGATGGGGGAGGCGCTAAGCCTGGCCAGGTCCTTGCGCTTGGCGAGCGAGAACAGCACCTTCTTGACCAGCGGCAGCGCGTCGGGGAAGTGGCAGACCACCAGCGACTTGACGTGGCCGGCCTCGACCAGCTTCTCGGCCTTTTCGTAGATCTGCTGCAGGTCAAGCGTGATCATCACATCGGCGCCGGCATTGGCGGTGATGTGGCTGAGCTCGTGGACCGTATAGAGCGGATTGCAGTTGACCACCGTGCCGCCGGCGCGGAGCACGCCGTAATAGGCGATGGGGTAGAATGGCGTGTTGGGCAGCATCAGCGCGACGCGGCTACCCTTCTTGACACCGAACTGATGCTGCAGCGCGCCGGCAAAGGCGATGATCTTCTTGGCCAGGTCACCGAAACTGGTGGTGTGTCCCAGGAAATCCAGCGCGACGGCGGAAGGGTTGCGGGCGCAGGCGGCCAGGACCTGTTCATGCACCGGGCGGGTGTCGATCTGGACGTCCCAGACAATGCCGTCCGGATAAGAAGCGATCCAGGGACGAAGCGGCGCGTCGGTGTCTAGCGTAGCCATGGTTTCCTCCGGTCGCCACTTGTCGGCGCGTGGGCTTGGCGCCCATCAGGGTGACGAATATTTCATGGCTTTACGTTAGCGTCAAATAGATGCCCGAACTTTGGGAGAGGTTCGGAGTTGACGTGAGGGGCAGGCTAACAGTGAACGTAAACGGCGCTTGGTTGACGTATACGTAAACCTTGCTAGACTGCCTCAACAACAAGGGTGCTCCGCGCTATGATCCCGGCGCGGCAGGCCCAGTGACCAAGCCGGACGATTCGGCGATCGGTCTGACGTTCAGGGATTGGTCGCGCGTTGAGCGCGACACCATGGAGGGCATGCCGTGACCTTTGCGCTTATCGCGATCAGCCTCATCGTCTTCGCCACGCTCGCCATGCGGGAAAGCCCGCTCTGGCAATGGGGCGTGGCGTTCCTGGGCATCGGGCTGCTTTCGGGGCTCGATTTTCCGGCGACCGGTATCAGCTACGGGCTGGGTGCGGGCAGCTGGGTGCTGCTGGCGATCGGTGTGCTGCTGCTGGTTCTCAGCGTCGAGGCAATCCGTAAGCCGCTGCTGATCACGCCCATCTATGGCGCCGTCAAATCCATCTTGCCCAAGGTGAGCCGGACCGAACAGGAAGCGCTCGATGCCGGCACGGTCGGCTGGGATGCCGAACTGTTTTCCGGCCGGCCGGACTGGAGCAAACTCAATGCCATCCGTCCGCTGACCCTCACCGCCGAAGAGCAGTCATTCCTCGACAACGAGACCGAGACGGTCTGCTCGATGATCGACGACTGGGACATCCGCAACAACCGCGCCGACCTCAGCCCTGAAGTTTGGCAGTATCTCAAGGACAAAGGGTTCCTCGGCATGCTGATCGCCAAGGAGCATGGCGGCCTGGGCTTTGGCGCGCAGGCGCAATCAATGATCGTCTCCAAGATCGCCAGCCGGTCTGTCGCAGCAGGCATCACGGTCATGGTGCCCAACTCGCTCGGGCCCGGAGAATTGCTGGAAAAGTACGGCACGGAGAGTCAAAAAGAAAAGTATCTCGGGCGCCTGGCCAAGGGCCTCGAAGTGCCCTGCTTTGCGCTGACGGGCGTCCATTCCGGCTCGGATGCTGGCGGCATGCGGGACTATGGCACGGTCACCAAGGGCATGTACCAGGGCAAGGAAGTGCTGGGCGTCCGCCTGAGCTTTGACAAGCGCTACATTACGCTGGCGCCGATCGCGACGCTGGTGGGTCTGGCCTTCATCCTCGAGGATCCGGACAATCATCTCGGCCGTGGCAAGGATATCGGCATCACCCTGGCGCTGGTGCCGCATGACCATCCGGGCGTCGATATCGGGCGGCGGCATTTCCCGGCGCGCCAGGCGTTCATGAACGGGCCAGTGCGCGGCAAGGACGTCTTCATCCCGATGGATTTCCTTATCGGGGGCATCGACTATGCCGGCCAGGGCTGGCGCATGCTGATGGAATGCCTGTCGACCGGGCGCGCCATTTCGCTGCCGGCCATCGGCTCGATCTCGATCAAGCAGACACTCCGCACGACCTCGGCCTATGCCCGCGTGCGGCGGCAATTCGGCATTCCGGTCGGCATCATGGAAGGCGTGGCGGAGCCGCTCGGCGAGATGGTCAAGCGCGCCTACACCTTCGAGGCGTCGCGGCGGCTGACGGCGTCGATGGTCGATGAAGGGCAGCGGCCGGCGGTGATCTCGGCGCTGCTCAAATATCGCACAACGGAGGCCATGCGCGAGAGCATGGACAATGCTTTCGACATCCATGGCGGCCGCGCCATCCAGGACGGACCGAGCAACTATCTGTTCGGTGCCTACATGGCCCTGCCAGTCGCCATCACCGTCGAGGGCGCCAATATTCTGACGCGCACGCTAATGACGTTTGCGCAGGGCGTGCTGCGCGCGCACCCCTTCCTTTACAAGGAAATCGAGGCGGCGCAGAACAAGGACCGCAAGACGGGGCTCGACCAGTTCGACAGCGCCTTTGGTGGCCATACCAAGTTCATGCTGCGCAATATTGCGGCGAGCTTCCTGCACGGCCTTTCCAATGGCGCGTTTGCTTCAACGCCCAACCAGGGGCCGATGGCGGGCTGGTATCGCAGGCTCCATCGGTACTCGCAGGACTTCGCGTTGGTCGCCGATTGGACCACCGTGTTCCTAGGCGGCCAGCTCAAGCGCAAGCAGAAGATCTCGGGCCGCATGGCCGATATCCTGTCCGACCTTTACCTGATGTCGGCCGTGCTGCGCCGCTTCGAGGACGAGGGCCGCATTGCCGAGGACAAGCCGCTGGTCGACGCGATCATGGAAGACCTCATCGCGTCGATCGAAAAGAGCCTTGGCGAGGTGTTTGCGAACTTCCCCAATGGGCTGTTTGCCCGGGCTATGCGCGTACTGTGCTTCCCGCTGGGGCGGCACGCCAAGCGGGCCAGCGACCGGGTAAACTATCGCTTCGTGCGGGCCGTGCTGCGGCCCGGTGAATTCCGCGACCGGCTGACCACAGGCGCCTATGTGTCGATGGATCCCAACGACATCACAGGCGTGCTCGAAGACGCGTTCATCAAGGTCACCGAGGCTGAGGAGATCGAGGCCAGGTTCGTCAAGGCCGCCCGCAAGGGCGTGATCGAGCGGCGGCTGGATCGAGACGCGATCGACGACGCGGTGGCGGCGGGTGTGCTCAACGGCAACGAAGCCGGCATTATGCGCGCGGCGGACGAAGCCACCAACCGGGTGGTGAAGGTGGATGATTTCGCGCCGGATGAACTGGTTGCACCCGCCAAGCATCGGGTGGCGGCGGAGTAGTAAACGCAGCAGGTTGGACCTGCGTCTCCCTCCCCCTTGTGGGGAGGGACCAAGGGTGGGGTTCTCTCCGCAGACGCGGTGCCAGGATACCCCCACCCTCAATCCCTCCCCACAAGGGGAGGGAGGCCGTCCGGTGGATGGGCGGGAATGGCGGAAAGCCGAAGGAGCGAGGAGACAGCATGATCCAGCCGCAGATGCCCGAGACCAAGAACTGGCGTTTCCACCGCGATGTGGAGAACCTGGGCTGGTTGACCATCGATACGCCCGGCGCCCCGGTGAACACGCTCAGCCGCGAAGCGATCATGGAGCTTGAGCAACTCGTCGGCCGGTTCGAGGAACTGGCGCAGACCGGCGAGCTGGCGGGTGTCATCCTCCTCAGTGGCAAGGATAGCGGCTTCATCGCCGGCGCCGATGTCAGCGAATTCGACGCGATGAGTGATTTCTCGGTGCTGCCGGAGGCGCTTAGGCGCACCCATGCGCTGTTTGCGCGGATCGAAAATCTCAAGATCCCGGTCGTCGCCGGTATTCATGGCTTCTGCCTGGGCGGCGGTCTCGAGCTGGCTTTGGCTTGCCACTATCGCGTGGCGGTCAATGACGACAAGACGCGTATCGGCTTTCCCGAGGTGAACCTAGGCATCTTCCCCGGCTTCGGCGGCACGGGTCGGTCGATCCGTCAGGCCGGGCCCGTCGATGCCATGCAGATCATGCTGACCGGGCGCATGCTAAAGGCCGGCGCGGCGCGGGGCATGAACCTGGTCGACAAGCTGGTGCGCCATCGCGACATGTTGCGCTGGGAAGCGCGCAAGGCCGTGCTGGGCAAGAAAAAGGCCACCGAGGCGGGCTTTGCCAAGAAGGTCATGGCGATGGGACCGCTCCGCGCCTATGTGGCCGGCAAGATGAAGGAGCAGGCCGGCAAGAAGGCGCGGCCCGAGCATTATCCGGCGCCGTTTGCCCTGATCGACCTGTTCGAAAAGCATGGTGATGACTGGCAGGCGATGATCCGCGGCGAGATCGACGCCTTCGTGCCGCTGATGGGGTCCGACACCGCGACCAATCTGCGCCGGGTGTTCTTTGCTTCCGAGGGGCTCAAGAAGCAGGGCACAAAGGGCGCCAGGTTTGCCCGCGTGCATGTGATCGGCGCAGGCGTGATGGGCGGCGATATCGCGGCCTGGTGTGCGCTGCGCGGCATGAGCGTGACGCTGCAGGATATCGACATGGAGCGCATCAAGCCGGCGCTGGACCGCGGCAAGAAGCTGTTCAAGAAGCGGCTGAAGAAAAAACACGAGGTCGATGCAGCCGTCATGCGGCTCGAGGCCGATGTGGCTGGGAAGGGCGTTGCCCGGGCCGATGTGATCATCGAAGCGGTGGTCGAGAAGCTCGAGGTCAAGCAGGCCATTTTCAGTGGGCTCGAAGGCAAGCTCAAGCCGGGCGCCATCATGGCGACCAATACGTCTTCGATCGAGCTGGAACGCATTGCCGAGGCGCTCAAGGACCCCGCGCGGCTGATCGGGCTGCACTTCTTCAACCCAGTGGCGCAGCTGCCGTTGGTCGAGGTGATCCGCTCTACCTTCAACACCGATGCCGAAATCGGCAAGGGCGCGGCGTTTGCGCTGGCCATCGGCAAGTCGCCGGTAGTGGTCAAGTCGGCGCCGGGATTCCTCGTCAACCGGGTGCTCATGCCCTACATGCTGGGCGCGGTGCAGCGGGTCGAAGCGGGCGAGAGCAAGGAACTGCTCGATGCGGCGGCGGTGGCGTTTGGCATGCCAATCGGGCCGATCGAGTTGATGGACACGGTCGGGCTCGATGTCGGTCGCTCGGTAGCGACCGAGCTCAGACACGGCGTGCCCGAGGGCAGCCAGTTCGACCGGCTGGTCAAGGACGGCAAACTGGGCCGCAAGACCGGCGAAGGCTTCTACAAATGGGTCGATGGCAAGGCGCAGAAGGGCGAGACACCTGCCCATGCCGATCTGGCCGGGCTGGGCCGCGAACTGGTCAAGCCTTTGGTCGACATGACCGAGGTGGTGGTGGCCGAAGGCGTCGTCGCCAATGACACGCTGGCGGATATCGGGGTGATCATGGGGACGGGTTTTGCACCGTTCCTGGGTGGTCCGATGAAGGCGCGCAAGGACGGGAAGGCTTGATATGACTGAACTTCGTAAAGTGGCCATCGTCGGGTCGGCGCGCATCCCGTTTGCCCGCGGCAATACCGCCTATGTCGAGGAAACCAACCTTTCCATGCTGGGCACCGTGCTCGGCGGCCTGGCCGACAAATATGGCCTCAAAGGCGAAAAGATCGACGAGGTGATGGCGGGCGCCGTCATCGGGCATTCGCGCGATTTCAATATTGCGCGCGAAGCAACGCTGGACGCCGGCTTCTCGCCGCGCACGCCGGGCACGACGATGCAGATCGCCTGCGGCACCAGCCTGCAGGCGGCGCTGACGCTGGCGGCAAAGATCGCCTCGGGCGAGATCGACAGCGGTATCGCTGCCGGTTCGGATACGGTCAGCGACAGCCCCATCGTCTTCGGCAACAAGTTCCAGCACCGGTTGCTCGATGTGAACAAGGCCAAGACGGGCGGCGAGAAGTTCAAGGCGTTCAAGGGATTCTCGTTCGGCGAACTGACGCCGGTGGCGCCCTCGGTCAACGAGCCGCGCACCGGCATGTCGATGGGGCAGCATTGCGAACTGATGGCGCGCGAATGGGGCATTACCCGCGAGGCGCAGGATGCGCTGGCCGTAGCCAGCCACCGCAACGCGGCCAAGGCCTATGACGAAGGTTTCCATGATGACCTGCTGGTTCAGTGCGCCGGGCTGGTGCGCGACAACAATGTCCGCGCCGATGCCAACATGGAAAAGATGGCGACGCTCAAGCCCGCCTTCGACAAGAGCTCGGGCCATGGCACGCTGACGGCCGGCAATTCGACGCCGCTGACCGATGGTGCGTCCTCGGTTTTGCTGGCGAGCGAAGACTGGGCCAGGGCGCGGGGCCTGCCCATTCTCGCCTATCTCACCACAGGCCGCGTCGCCGGTAATGACTTCGCCCATGGCGAGGGCCTGCTGATGGCGCCGACCATCGCCGTCTCGGAAATGCTGGCGCGCAAAGGCCTGAGCTTCTCGGATATCGATTTTTTCGAGCTGCACGAGGCGTTTGCCGCGCAGGTGCTGTGCACCCTCAAGGCCTGGGAAGACCGTGAATACAACAGGACGGTGCTGGGCCGCGAGGTGGCGCTGGGGCCGGTCGACCCAACCAAGATCAACGTCAAGGGGTCGAGCCTGGCCTATGGCCATCCGTTTGCCGCGACAGGTGCGCGCATACTGGGGCTCACGGCCAAGATGCTCTCGACGGAACCGGGAAAACGCGCTCTGCTGAGCGTCTGTACGGCTGGCGGCATGGGTGTCGCGGCCCTGGTGGAAAGCGCCGCATGAACGAGAACGTCGTCAAATTCCGCCGCCCCGAAAAGAAACCGGAGCCGCCGGTGAAGAAGCCGCGCGGCCCGCTGCCCGGCTGGGTGCCCTGGGCCGCGCTGGTCGCCATCGCTGTTGCCATTTACGTGGTGCAACAGTCTGGTTGGCTTGGCGGCTAGCACGCCATTCTCTCAATCGTGATCGCATGGAAAAGCTGTTCTGCCCCGACCGGGCAGGGCAGTATGTTAATAATTGCAGCGAGCTTGACGTTTAGGTCAATCTTTTGCTTGTCAGTGGACGGAATAGCGTAATACCGTCCAGCAATCTTGACCGGATAGGCAAAAATGCCGGTCACAGAGCCTTTTGAACTCCGCAGCGGCATGACTGCGGGAACAAGACGATTTCAGGACTTCCACAAGGAGATGGGACGACAATGAAACTCACGCAAACCCTGACCGCGGTCGCGACCGCCGGCCTGATGGCCGCACTGATGACCAGCGCGGCTTCGGCCGTGACGCTGAACGTCATGAACGGTTCCGAGCCCGGCTCGATCGACCCGCACCAGGCTTCCGGCGACTGGGAAGACCGCATCATTGGCGACTATCTCGAAGGTCTGATGACCGACGATGCCGAGGCCAACCCAATTCCTGGCCAGGCCGAGAGCTACACGATTTCCGACGATGGCCTGGTCTACACGTTCAAGCTGCGTGATGGCATTCAGTGGTCCGACGGCGTGCCGGTGACCGCAGGCGACTTCGTCTACGCCTTCCAGCGCCTGTTCGATCCCAAGACCGCCTCCGACTATGCCTACCTCCAGTTCCCGATCAAGAACGGTTCGGAAATCGCCGATGGCAGCGTAACCAACTTCGACGAACTGGGCGTCAAGGCGATCGACGACAAGACGCTCGAGATCACCCTTGAAGGCCCGACGCCCTACTTCCTGGGTGCACTGACCCACTACACCGCCTTCCCGGTCCCCAAGCACATCGTCGAGAAGGTCGGCAATGACTGGACCAAGGTGGAGAACATCGTTTCCAACGGCGCCTATACGCCGGTCGAGTGGGTTCCGGGCAACTACATCAAGCTGGCCAAGTCCGAGACCTATTGGGATGCCGCCAATGTCCAGATCGACGAAGTGAATCGCTTCGTGCAGGACGACCTGGCCGCGGCCCTGGCGCGTTACCGCGCCGGTGAGTACGACATCCTGACCGACATTCCGTCCGACCAGGCCGAATGGATCAAGACCAACCTGCCCGGCCAGGACTATTTCACGCCGTTCCTGGGCGTTTATTACTACGTGATCAACCAGGAAAAAGAGCCCTTCGACAACGCCGAAGTTCGCAAGGCGCTGTCCATGGCGATCAACCGCGACGTGATTGGTCCGGACGTGCTGGGCACCGGCGAAGTGCCGGCCTATGGCTGGGTGCCGCCGGGCACCGGCAACTATGAAGGCGTCGATCTCTACGAACCCGATTGGATCGGCCTCTCCTACGAGGAACGCGTTGCCGAAGCCAAGACGATCATGGAAGGCCTGGGCTACACCTCCTCGTCGCCCCTGACGCTGCAGCTCAAGTACAACACCAACGACAACCACCAGCGCATCGCCGTGGCGATTGCCGCCATGTGGGAGCAGATCGGCGTCAAGGCCGAGCTGTTCAACTCGGAAACCGCCGTGCACTACGACAGCCTCCGTTCAGGCGACTTCGAGGTCGGCCGTGCCGGCTGGCTGCTCGACTATTCGGACCCATCCAATACGCTCGACCTGCTGCGCCAGGGTGTGGAGCAGGACGGTACGATGAACTGGGGCAACAACTACGGTCGCTACGCCAATGACGAGTTCGATGCCCTGATGGACAAGGCATCGTCCGAACTCGACCTGGCAGCGCGCGCCGAGATGCTTGGCCAGGCCGAAGAGATCGCCATGGATGAAACGGCTGCGATCCCGATCTACTGGTACATTGCCCAGAACGTCGTGGCTCCGACCGTTACCGGCTTTGTCAACAATGCCCGCGACACCCACCGTACCCGCTGGCTGACCAAGTCCGAGTAAGCCTCCTGCAATCGCGCGGCGTCGCCCCTTGGGAGGGGCGGCGCCGCTATTTTATCCACCCGCCGCCCCGACCTTGGCGCGGTGGATGTGAAAGGTCGTAAATCCATGTTTGGATATGTGACGCGGCGCGTGCTGTCGGCCCTTCCGGTCGCGCTGATCGCCGTTACAGCCTGTTTCTTTATTCTGCGGCTGGCGCCCGGCGGTCCCTTCGACGGTGAACGCGCGCTGCCGCCGACGACGCTGGCCAACCTGCGCGCCCACTACAATCTCGACCTGCCGCTGATCCAGCAATATTTCATCTATGTCGGGCGGCTGCTGCAGGGCGATTTCGGCCCGTCGATGGTCTACAACGACTTCACCGTCGCCGAGATGCTGTGGATCGGGCTGCCCTTCACGCTGATGCTGGGTTTTTCGGCCTTCATCATCGGCACCATCGTTGGCCTGGTGGCCGGGGCGCTCAGCGCCGTCAATCAGAACAAGTGGCCAGACTATGTGCTGGTGCTGCTGGTAATGGTGGGCCTGGTGGTCCCCAACTTCCTGATGGCCGCCATCCTGCAGCTGATTTTCGGTGTCTATCTCGACTGGTTCCCCGCGGGTGGCTGGCAAGCCGGCTCGATCCCCCATCTGGTGCTGCCGATCACGGTGCTGGTGCTGCCCCATGCCGGGCGCACGGCGCGGCTGATGCGCGGTTCGATGATCGAGGTGCTGGGCACCAACTATGTGCGCACGGCCAGGTCCAAGGGCCTGGGTACGCGGCTGATCCTGGCCCGGCATGCGATCAAGCCGGCCCTGTTGCCGGTGGTGTCCTACCTCGGACCGGGCCTCAGCTACCTGCTGACCGGGTCGCTGGTGGTGGAGCAGGTGTTCGCCCTGCCCGGGATCGGCAAGTATTTCATCAGCGCCGCGCTGAACCGCGACTACGGCCTCGTGCTGGGTACCACCATCCTCTACATGTTCATCATCCTGGCGGTGAACCTGGTGGTCGACATTCTCTATGCCTGGCTCGATCCCAAGGTGAGGTACCGCTGATGGCCGGCATTACTGGCAAGGATGCATTGCTCACCGAGTATGCCACCAAGCTCGGAACGCTGGACGCCCCCAAGGGCCGTTCGCTCACGCAGGACGCCATTCGGCGGCTGGCGCGCAACAAGGCGGCGGTGGTGTCGATCTTCGTGGTCGGCTTCATCATCCTGTTCGCCTTCGTGGGTCCGTACCTGCTGCCCTGGAGCTACGACAAGATCGACTGGAGCGGCATCCGCAAGCCACCCAATTTCGAAGCCGGACACTTTGCCGGCACCGACCAGAACGGCCGCGACATGCTGGCCCGCATCATGCAGGGCACGCAGATGAGCCTGATCGTGGCCGCGGTGGCCACGTTGGTCTCGGTCATCATCGGCGTCTGCTACGGCGCCATTGCCGGCTATTTCGGCGGCAAGGTCGATGCGGTCATGATGCGCTTCGTCGACATCATGTATGCGCTGCCCTACATCCTGTTCGTGATCATCCTGGTGGTGATCTTCGGGCGCAATCCGGTGCTGCTCTTCGTGGGCATCGGGTGCCTCGAATGGCTGACCATGGCGCGTATCGTGCGTGGCCAGACCATGTCGATCAAGGAGCGCGAGTTCGTCGAGGCAGCCAAGGCCGGCGGCGCCAAGCCCTGGACCATCATCTTCCGCCATATCGTGCCCAACCTGACCGGGCCGGTGGTGATCTACGCGACGCTCACCATCCCCGAGATCATCCTCACCGAGAGCTTCCTCTCCTATCTGGGCCTGGGTGTGCAGGAGCCGCAGACTTCGCTGGGCACGCTGATTTCCTTCGGCTCGCCGGTGGCCGAAACGTTGCCCTGGATGCTGATCGGCCCCGCCGTGGTGCTGGTGAGCCTGCTGCTCTGCCTCACCTATATCGGCGACGGCCTGCGCGATGCCCTCGACCCCAAGGATCGCTGAAATGAAACAAGTCCTCAAAGTCGAAGACATGTCGGTCACCTTCGCGCTGCACCAGAGCGAGGTGCACGCCGTGCGCGACATGAACTTCTCGCTGTCGGAAGGCGAAACCCTGGCCGTTGTGGGAGAATCCGGTTCTGGCAAGAGCCAGGCGTTCCTGGCCATCATGGGCCTGCTGGCCAAGAATGGGCGGGCCGAAGGCCGGGCCATGATGGGCGACATCAACCTGATCGGCATGCCGGCGGGGCAGTTGGATGGGCATCGCGGGAAGGATATCGCGATGATCTTCCAGGATCCGATGACCTCGTTGAACCCCACGCTCAAGATCAAGACGCAACTGGGCGAAGTGCTGGTCAAGCATCGCGGCTTCGACCAGCAGGCGGCGCTCAGGACCTCGATCGAGATGCTGGAGCGCGTGGGCATCCCCGAGCCTGCCAAGCGCGCCAATGCCTATCCGCATGAACTGAGTGGCGGCATGCGCCAGCGCGTGATGATCGCCATGGCGCTGCTCTGCCAGCCCAAGATCCTGATCGCCGACGAGCCGACCACGGCGCTCGACGTTACGGTGCAGGCGCAGATGCTGGAGCTGTTCAAGACGTT comes from Devosia oryziradicis and encodes:
- a CDS encoding 3-hydroxyacyl-CoA dehydrogenase NAD-binding domain-containing protein, with protein sequence MIQPQMPETKNWRFHRDVENLGWLTIDTPGAPVNTLSREAIMELEQLVGRFEELAQTGELAGVILLSGKDSGFIAGADVSEFDAMSDFSVLPEALRRTHALFARIENLKIPVVAGIHGFCLGGGLELALACHYRVAVNDDKTRIGFPEVNLGIFPGFGGTGRSIRQAGPVDAMQIMLTGRMLKAGAARGMNLVDKLVRHRDMLRWEARKAVLGKKKATEAGFAKKVMAMGPLRAYVAGKMKEQAGKKARPEHYPAPFALIDLFEKHGDDWQAMIRGEIDAFVPLMGSDTATNLRRVFFASEGLKKQGTKGARFARVHVIGAGVMGGDIAAWCALRGMSVTLQDIDMERIKPALDRGKKLFKKRLKKKHEVDAAVMRLEADVAGKGVARADVIIEAVVEKLEVKQAIFSGLEGKLKPGAIMATNTSSIELERIAEALKDPARLIGLHFFNPVAQLPLVEVIRSTFNTDAEIGKGAAFALAIGKSPVVVKSAPGFLVNRVLMPYMLGAVQRVEAGESKELLDAAAVAFGMPIGPIELMDTVGLDVGRSVATELRHGVPEGSQFDRLVKDGKLGRKTGEGFYKWVDGKAQKGETPAHADLAGLGRELVKPLVDMTEVVVAEGVVANDTLADIGVIMGTGFAPFLGGPMKARKDGKA
- a CDS encoding long-chain-fatty-acid--CoA ligase — its product is MATLDTDAPLRPWIASYPDGIVWDVQIDTRPVHEQVLAACARNPSAVALDFLGHTTSFGDLAKKIIAFAGALQHQFGVKKGSRVALMLPNTPFYPIAYYGVLRAGGTVVNCNPLYTVHELSHITANAGADVMITLDLQQIYEKAEKLVEAGHVKSLVVCHFPDALPLVKKVLFSLAKRKDLARLSASPIADRVAHFSAMIARNETPDAVVIDPHNDIAVQQYTGGTTGVPKGALLSHANIAANMSQIDKWGCGLFYPPSKVVAVLPFFHIFAMTVCMNVPLCNGTQVVMLPRFELKALLNIFARTRANVLPAVPTLLNAIARADSVDTAQLASLEVAISGGAALSDEIRADFGKKSKAILAEGYGLTEASPVVCCAALRVPSKPMSIGLPLPGTDIRFVDIDTGKPVGIGENGELQVKGPQVMSGYYGNEEASRDAFMDGWLRTGDVGHMDEDGYVFLVDRIKDLIICSGFNVYPRVIEEALMAHEAVEETNVIGVPDEYRGEAPVAFVKLKAGHTIGEEALKKYLSERLNKIEMPKQIIFKDALPKTLIGKLSKKELREEYAQTRAKK
- a CDS encoding acyl-CoA dehydrogenase yields the protein MTFALIAISLIVFATLAMRESPLWQWGVAFLGIGLLSGLDFPATGISYGLGAGSWVLLAIGVLLLVLSVEAIRKPLLITPIYGAVKSILPKVSRTEQEALDAGTVGWDAELFSGRPDWSKLNAIRPLTLTAEEQSFLDNETETVCSMIDDWDIRNNRADLSPEVWQYLKDKGFLGMLIAKEHGGLGFGAQAQSMIVSKIASRSVAAGITVMVPNSLGPGELLEKYGTESQKEKYLGRLAKGLEVPCFALTGVHSGSDAGGMRDYGTVTKGMYQGKEVLGVRLSFDKRYITLAPIATLVGLAFILEDPDNHLGRGKDIGITLALVPHDHPGVDIGRRHFPARQAFMNGPVRGKDVFIPMDFLIGGIDYAGQGWRMLMECLSTGRAISLPAIGSISIKQTLRTTSAYARVRRQFGIPVGIMEGVAEPLGEMVKRAYTFEASRRLTASMVDEGQRPAVISALLKYRTTEAMRESMDNAFDIHGGRAIQDGPSNYLFGAYMALPVAITVEGANILTRTLMTFAQGVLRAHPFLYKEIEAAQNKDRKTGLDQFDSAFGGHTKFMLRNIAASFLHGLSNGAFASTPNQGPMAGWYRRLHRYSQDFALVADWTTVFLGGQLKRKQKISGRMADILSDLYLMSAVLRRFEDEGRIAEDKPLVDAIMEDLIASIEKSLGEVFANFPNGLFARAMRVLCFPLGRHAKRASDRVNYRFVRAVLRPGEFRDRLTTGAYVSMDPNDITGVLEDAFIKVTEAEEIEARFVKAARKGVIERRLDRDAIDDAVAAGVLNGNEAGIMRAADEATNRVVKVDDFAPDELVAPAKHRVAAE
- a CDS encoding peptide ABC transporter substrate-binding protein encodes the protein MKLTQTLTAVATAGLMAALMTSAASAVTLNVMNGSEPGSIDPHQASGDWEDRIIGDYLEGLMTDDAEANPIPGQAESYTISDDGLVYTFKLRDGIQWSDGVPVTAGDFVYAFQRLFDPKTASDYAYLQFPIKNGSEIADGSVTNFDELGVKAIDDKTLEITLEGPTPYFLGALTHYTAFPVPKHIVEKVGNDWTKVENIVSNGAYTPVEWVPGNYIKLAKSETYWDAANVQIDEVNRFVQDDLAAALARYRAGEYDILTDIPSDQAEWIKTNLPGQDYFTPFLGVYYYVINQEKEPFDNAEVRKALSMAINRDVIGPDVLGTGEVPAYGWVPPGTGNYEGVDLYEPDWIGLSYEERVAEAKTIMEGLGYTSSSPLTLQLKYNTNDNHQRIAVAIAAMWEQIGVKAELFNSETAVHYDSLRSGDFEVGRAGWLLDYSDPSNTLDLLRQGVEQDGTMNWGNNYGRYANDEFDALMDKASSELDLAARAEMLGQAEEIAMDETAAIPIYWYIAQNVVAPTVTGFVNNARDTHRTRWLTKSE
- a CDS encoding acetyl-CoA C-acetyltransferase; protein product: MTELRKVAIVGSARIPFARGNTAYVEETNLSMLGTVLGGLADKYGLKGEKIDEVMAGAVIGHSRDFNIAREATLDAGFSPRTPGTTMQIACGTSLQAALTLAAKIASGEIDSGIAAGSDTVSDSPIVFGNKFQHRLLDVNKAKTGGEKFKAFKGFSFGELTPVAPSVNEPRTGMSMGQHCELMAREWGITREAQDALAVASHRNAAKAYDEGFHDDLLVQCAGLVRDNNVRADANMEKMATLKPAFDKSSGHGTLTAGNSTPLTDGASSVLLASEDWARARGLPILAYLTTGRVAGNDFAHGEGLLMAPTIAVSEMLARKGLSFSDIDFFELHEAFAAQVLCTLKAWEDREYNRTVLGREVALGPVDPTKINVKGSSLAYGHPFAATGARILGLTAKMLSTEPGKRALLSVCTAGGMGVAALVESAA